From Gemmatimonadota bacterium, one genomic window encodes:
- a CDS encoding phosphoribosylaminoimidazolecarboxamide formyltransferase, whose translation MSQDGLTLRYGCNPHQSDARAYSPSGKLPFTVLNGAPGYINLLDALNSWQLVRELKEVLNLPAAASFKHLSPAGAAVAVPISDALQRAYFVDDLDLSPLATAYARARGADRLSSFGDWVALSDEVDQPTARLLSREVSDGIIAPGYQPEAFDILKKKKGGSYPILQMDESYAPAGPESRDVFGIVLEQTRNTKAINTDILTNIVTKNKEVSPESERDMLVATLVLKYTQSNSMCFAFDGQVIGNGAGQQNRLACTEIAAGKAEAWYLRQHPDILNFKFRRGLKRPEKINAIEAYLRGNMTREERRIWEGCFDTVPSPLKEKARRGWIGQMDEIVLSSDAFIPFRDNIDRAARTGVKYVVETGGSVRDDDVIAACDEYGMLLVMTGVRLFHH comes from the coding sequence ATGTCTCAAGATGGACTGACTCTGCGCTATGGTTGCAATCCGCATCAATCTGATGCGCGTGCGTACTCTCCCAGTGGCAAATTGCCCTTTACGGTGCTCAATGGAGCGCCGGGTTATATCAACCTGCTCGACGCGCTCAATTCCTGGCAACTCGTGCGCGAGCTTAAAGAGGTGCTCAATCTGCCGGCAGCCGCGTCTTTCAAACACTTAAGCCCTGCTGGTGCGGCTGTTGCTGTTCCCATTTCCGATGCGCTGCAAAGGGCGTATTTTGTCGATGATCTCGATCTTTCGCCTCTGGCTACGGCTTATGCCCGCGCTCGGGGTGCGGATAGGCTATCCTCTTTTGGCGACTGGGTGGCTTTGAGTGATGAGGTGGATCAACCGACTGCGCGTTTGCTCAGCCGCGAAGTGTCCGATGGCATTATTGCTCCGGGGTATCAACCGGAGGCGTTCGATATTCTCAAGAAGAAAAAAGGCGGCAGTTATCCCATTCTTCAGATGGATGAATCATATGCGCCTGCTGGCCCGGAGTCTCGCGATGTTTTTGGCATTGTTCTGGAACAGACGCGCAATACCAAAGCCATTAATACGGATATTTTAACGAATATTGTGACAAAGAATAAAGAGGTTTCTCCCGAATCAGAGCGCGATATGCTCGTGGCGACTCTTGTTCTGAAGTACACGCAGTCCAATTCGATGTGTTTTGCCTTTGATGGACAGGTTATCGGCAATGGTGCCGGGCAGCAAAATCGTCTGGCGTGTACGGAGATTGCCGCGGGTAAGGCCGAAGCGTGGTATTTGCGCCAGCATCCGGATATTCTCAATTTCAAATTTAGAAGAGGGCTAAAGCGTCCCGAAAAGATCAACGCTATTGAAGCTTATTTGCGCGGCAATATGACGCGTGAGGAACGTCGGATTTGGGAAGGTTGTTTCGATACTGTGCCTTCTCCTTTGAAGGAGAAGGCGCGGCGAGGGTGGATTGGACAGATGGACGAGATTGTGCTCAGTTCCGATGCGTTTATTCCCTTTCGAGATAATATTGATCGCGCCGCTCGCACGGGTGTCAAATACGTGGTTGAGACCGGGGGCTCCGTGCGCGACGACGATGTTATCGCAGCCTGTGATGAATACGGTATGCTTCTGGTTATGACCGGGGTGCGTTTGTTCCATCATTAA
- a CDS encoding MerR family transcriptional regulator gives MSKCDDGLMHIGKLAKEAGTTTRTVRYYEEMGLIYPECRSSGGFRCYSHEQLTRLRMILSLKEMEFDLEHIKVIIDKREQNKTAGELAHDILEDLNERLKEVEEQIEHYKHIRKTLTQTIASICACLPCDLRVEERLCPACQTLNQSTCQSVPFFHSTPTVETLELKL, from the coding sequence GTGTCAAAATGCGATGATGGTTTGATGCATATTGGGAAATTGGCAAAAGAAGCCGGTACGACTACCCGTACAGTGCGCTATTACGAAGAGATGGGTCTGATATATCCCGAATGTCGAAGTAGCGGCGGTTTTCGATGTTATTCCCACGAGCAACTGACGCGGTTGCGCATGATTTTGAGTCTTAAAGAGATGGAGTTTGATCTCGAACACATCAAGGTCATTATTGACAAACGAGAGCAAAACAAAACTGCAGGCGAACTCGCGCATGATATTCTCGAAGATCTCAATGAACGCCTTAAAGAAGTTGAAGAACAGATTGAACACTACAAGCATATACGCAAAACGCTAACCCAAACCATAGCCAGTATCTGCGCGTGTTTGCCCTGTGATCTCAGAGTTGAAGAGCGTCTCTGTCCAGCGTGTCAAACGCTCAACCAATCGACGTGTCAGTCCGTACCATTTTTTCATTCTACACCAACTGTCGAGACACTGGAATTAAAACTATGA